Proteins encoded by one window of Rhodobacteraceae bacterium IMCC1335:
- a CDS encoding protein phosphatase: MFSIFDLAIGDAALALCPLPGRFSPYAQDFTAILAWRPDLVLSLTERCEMEPLGAADFPADLKAQGIQCCHFSILDYQTPKPEHAKRWQSVEAKAGRILGQGGRVLVQCFGGCGRSGMVALRLMRRMGLSADVALSHLRAIRPCAIETPEQERWARAAFEE; encoded by the coding sequence ATGTTTTCAATTTTTGACCTTGCGATTGGCGATGCAGCGCTGGCCTTATGCCCGCTTCCGGGGCGGTTTTCGCCCTATGCGCAGGATTTTACGGCGATTCTGGCCTGGCGTCCGGATTTGGTGCTGAGCCTGACGGAGCGCTGTGAAATGGAACCTTTGGGCGCCGCAGATTTTCCGGCAGATTTAAAGGCCCAAGGCATCCAGTGCTGCCATTTTTCAATTTTAGATTATCAAACGCCAAAGCCGGAACATGCCAAGCGATGGCAATCGGTTGAGGCAAAGGCAGGTCGTATACTTGGCCAAGGGGGGCGGGTTTTGGTGCAGTGCTTCGGTGGCTGCGGTCGCTCGGGGATGGTCGCTTTGCGGCTTATGCGCCGGATGGGTCTATCCGCTGATGTGGCGCTGTCGCATCTGCGCGCTATCCGGCCCTGTGCCATTGAAACGCCCGAGCAAGAGCGTTGGGCGCGCGCCGCCTTTGAAGAGTGA
- the nudC gene encoding NAD(+) diphosphatase gives MKLAETVTFGGSALDRAAELRGSAQGQPQAGDQVILLWRGKILVDKAAENPLVRLRLPQPLTVGAPWIFLGQEAGQRIFAFDISSWTPNDQDLPPEGAFNDPSEQYHPELAEGLRFCELRSYMTSLSPRDAELSATAKAMFHWHASHRFCARCGAASDSAQSGWQRVCPRCSASHFPRTDPVVIMLITSGQNVLLGRSPHWPEGMYSLLAGFVEPGETIEAAVRREVLEESGIRVGSVSYLASQPWAFPNSLMFGCHGEALNTDITIDPNELQDALWISKAELNDIVAGIRTDILPARAGSIAHFLLQHWLADRLD, from the coding sequence ATGAAACTGGCAGAAACCGTGACATTTGGAGGGTCGGCCCTTGATCGTGCAGCAGAATTGCGGGGCAGCGCACAGGGCCAACCGCAAGCTGGCGATCAGGTCATTCTTTTATGGCGGGGTAAAATTCTGGTTGATAAAGCCGCAGAAAACCCCCTGGTGCGATTGCGCCTGCCGCAGCCTTTAACGGTGGGCGCGCCTTGGATTTTTTTGGGTCAAGAGGCAGGGCAGCGTATCTTTGCGTTTGATATTTCAAGCTGGACGCCAAACGATCAGGACCTTCCGCCAGAGGGCGCCTTTAACGATCCGTCAGAGCAATATCATCCAGAATTGGCAGAAGGGCTTCGATTTTGCGAGCTGCGCTCATATATGACCTCGTTATCGCCGCGCGATGCAGAATTATCCGCAACTGCAAAGGCGATGTTTCATTGGCACGCATCGCATAGGTTTTGTGCCCGTTGCGGGGCGGCCAGCGACAGCGCACAATCGGGCTGGCAGCGGGTGTGCCCGCGCTGTTCGGCGAGCCATTTTCCACGCACGGATCCTGTTGTGATCATGCTGATTACCTCAGGACAAAACGTCCTTTTGGGGCGCTCTCCGCATTGGCCCGAGGGGATGTATTCGCTTTTGGCGGGGTTTGTGGAACCTGGCGAAACCATCGAAGCGGCGGTGCGGCGGGAAGTTTTGGAGGAATCGGGCATCCGAGTGGGGTCGGTAAGCTATTTGGCATCACAGCCCTGGGCCTTCCCAAATTCGCTCATGTTTGGCTGCCATGGCGAGGCGCTGAACACTGATATCACCATAGATCCCAATGAATTGCAGGATGCGCTTTGGATCAGCAAGGCTGAGCTGAATGATATCGTAGCGGGGATCCGCACCGATATTCTGCCCGCCCGGGCTGGATCTATTGCGCATTTTCTTTTACAGCATTGGCTTGCAGATCGTTTAGACTAA